A stretch of the Nicotiana tabacum cultivar K326 chromosome 6, ASM71507v2, whole genome shotgun sequence genome encodes the following:
- the LOC107816527 gene encoding uncharacterized protein LOC107816527 isoform X2, producing the protein MAENPNCSVYVGNLDERVSDRVLYDILIQAGRVVDLYIPRDKETDKPKGFAFAKYETEEIAGYAVKLFSGLVTLYNRTLKFAISGQDKPSNNSSIATPPPSLNIPARPRTLHVPYNDKEISPNSVRLSTSCRFSEHQTNFTQVARTASL; encoded by the exons ATGGCTGAGAACCCTAATTGCTCTGTTTATGTTG GAAATTTGGACGAGAGAGTAAGCGATCGTGTACTATATGACATTCTAATTCAAGCAGGGCGTGTTGTTGACCTGTACATTCCTCGTGACAAGGAAACTGATAAGCCTAAAGGTTTTGCCTTCGCTAAATATGAGACAGAGGAGATTGCAGGCTATGCTGTGAAGCTTTTCTCTGGTTTAGTGACGCTTTACAATAGAACGTTAAAATTTGCG ATATCTGGGCAAGACAAGCCCTCTAATAACTCATCAATTGCGACACCACCACCTAGCTTAAATATCCCCGCCAGACCAAGGACTCTTCATGTACCTTATAATGATAAGgaaatttcaccaaattctgtGAGATTGTCAACCTCATGCCGATTTTCAGAGCACCAAACTAACTTCACACAAG